The DNA window ttggtctgtggttttagtactgtagtacgtgcgtgtttgtgtgcgtgtgtgtgtggggggggtgttcatgtgtgctcatgtgtatgatgtggctctttgcgatgacagtaaaaaatgtggctcttagtctctgactggttggcctcCCCtgttgtaacaatatatttactcttatttagttctttattttttcatttattataaattaGAATGTTTCTGAaagtcagtttgactttaaaatgttaaataaattgttcaaaaatacaaaaaagagtttaaaagtacaattaagtgtttaaaaatacaaaaaaggtTCATAAATCTTTTGTGGATAGTGTAACAATGTATTTTCTCTACATCGCGGATCTTCACCTGTTGCGGAAGGTCTTGGAACCAACTATCTGCAATaaacaagggattactgtataaattaaatttaatatgCCATATAGACTTTAAAAATAGCGACCATCTCATCAGAATTTGAACTCTTGTTTACTAGGTGGTGATGCCTCTATCATCCCTACGAATGGAAGGCAGCACCGAGCTTGCACATCTGACACAACTATGAAGAATGATCCGCAGACAGTAGGAGGAGGCCTGAAAAGAAAAGGGGAACATATTCCACGGCAAAACTCCAAGCGGTCCTTTCTAGAGGAAAGTGACCCTGAAGAGACAAAACAGGAGGATATTCAAGAATCAAAGCTGCTTTCTTCCTTGTCTTCATCCTCATCTACAAGTGATGATGAGCCTTTACAGAGCACATCTGCCAAAACAGAACTTGGTAGTATCTCACATGCTTCAACTTCAGAACAGCTGATTATGAAAACCAGTGCTCATTCAACTGTTCGCCCTATGATCTTCGCCCTGTTGAAGTCAGAGGTTTATGATGTTCACAGAACAGGAGCCAAGTCTGTACTAGGTGGCCTTGCTGACCCTCTTCAACCAGGCATCAGATACCATAACACAGGATTACTGCGGGTTAAGCCTGGTCGAGGAGTGTCAACCCTGTCTCTTTCATGCAGTGATAAGCTAGCTCGCTGGGGAGTACTCGGCTTCCAGGGTGCACTTCTTTTCCATTACTTGGAGGAAGCACTCTACTTTAGCACTGTAGTGGTAGGAAAATGCCCCTTTAGCCACGAGGTCATGCAAAGAGCTTTGATCACAAGGTGAGGCTTACTGCATGATAAAAATACCTGTCATTGTAGTTATTTTCATAACAGCTTACAATAGACTCAATAGTTaccatgatttattttttatcatacGTAGTAGACATGATGGACTATTCTGTGCAATTTTTTAAGCACGCTTCACCTGTTCAAATACTGGTTTCAGTGTCGAatttatcttttatttattgatattgATGTTTCTGTTCACAGTAATGTTCACGATGTATACAGTCTTGATAGTGTTGAGAGCTCTTGTTCTGCATTTTTCCTGTTCTATTCAGATGCTCCCATATATCAGATCTCCCTGCTGGTTTCTCACTGTCTCAACCAGTTTTTCTCCAGTCAAATTTGGAGTTTCCCTTCAGCCGTCCCCAGACCGAGCTCCGACACAAGGCTGGACAAGGATGCATC is part of the Syngnathus acus chromosome 6, fSynAcu1.2, whole genome shotgun sequence genome and encodes:
- the adat1 gene encoding tRNA-specific adenosine deaminase 1 isoform X3 → MVTADEIAQLCYERFNDLPRRGKPEPGREWTSLAAVVKISRCAKSDRVEKEVVSLGTGTKCIGQTAMSPKGDVLNDSHAEVIARRGCLRYLTQELQRAVSGRGSSVFCQTLHQGKWRLHPGISFLFFSSHTPCGDASIIPTNGRQHRACTSDTTMKNDPQTVGGGLKRKGEHIPRQNSKRSFLEESDPEETKQEDIQESKLLSSLSSSSSTSDDEPLQSTSAKTELGSISHASTSEQLIMKTSAHSTVRPMIFALLKSEVYDVHRTGAKSVLGGLADPLQPGIRYHNTGLLRVKPGRGVSTLSLSCSDKLARWGVLGFQGALLFHYLEEALYFSTVVVGKCPFSHEVMQRALITRCSHISDLPAGFSLSQPVFLQSNLEFPFSRPQTELRHKAGQGCITPCGAAVSWCKVPVQPLDVTVNGFKQGVVKKALGLPCVNLNFSIHSCRW
- the adat1 gene encoding tRNA-specific adenosine deaminase 1 isoform X7, whose product is MVTADEIAQLCYERFNDLPRRGKPEPGREWTSLAAVVKISRCAKSDRVEKEVVSLGTGTKCIGQTAMSPKGDVLNDSHAEVIARRGCLRYLTQELQRAVSGRGSSVFCQTLHQGKWRLHPGISFLFFSSHTPCGDASIIPTNGRQHRACTSDTTMKNDPQTVGGGLKRKGEHIPRQNSKRSFLEESDPEETKQEDIQESKLLSSLSSSSSTSDDEPLQSTSAKTELGSISHASTSEQLIMKTSAHSTVRPMIFALLKSEVYDVHRTGAKSVLGGLADPLQPGIRYHNTGLLRVKPGRGVSTLSLSCSDKLARWGVLGFQGALLFHYLEEALYFSTVVVGKCPFSHEVMQRALITRCSHISDLPAGFSLSQPVFLQSNLEFPFSRPQTELRHKAGQGCITPCGAGLPCVNLNFSIHSCRW
- the adat1 gene encoding tRNA-specific adenosine deaminase 1 isoform X8 is translated as MCSMTAMQKSLPEEVVSGGDASIIPTNGRQHRACTSDTTMKNDPQTVGGGLKRKGEHIPRQNSKRSFLEESDPEETKQEDIQESKLLSSLSSSSSTSDDEPLQSTSAKTELGSISHASTSEQLIMKTSAHSTVRPMIFALLKSEVYDVHRTGAKSVLGGLADPLQPGIRYHNTGLLRVKPGRGVSTLSLSCSDKLARWGVLGFQGALLFHYLEEALYFSTVVVGKCPFSHEVMQRALITRCSHISDLPAGFSLSQPVFLQSNLEFPFSRPQTELRHKAGQGCITPCGAAVSWCKVPVQPLDVTVNGFKQGVVKKALGTAKARSALCKLELFHSFLSLVRSTDASALPDSLRRTDLHTYLDYKEASDTYQQAWQLLRKQAFPIWPRSNRDLLLFK
- the adat1 gene encoding tRNA-specific adenosine deaminase 1 isoform X2 — its product is MVTADEIAQLCYERFNDLPRRGKPEPGREWTSLAAVVKISRCAKSDRVEKEVVSLGTGTKCIGQTAMSPKGDVLNDSHAEVIARRGCLRYLTQELQRAVSGRGSSVFCQTLHQGKWRLHPGISFLFFSSHTPCGDASIIPTNGRQHRACTSDTTMKNDPQTVGGGLKRKGEHIPRQNSKRSFLEESDPEETKQEDIQESKLLSSLSSSSSTSDDEPLQSTSAKTELGSISHASTSEQLIMKTSAHSTVRPMIFALLKSEVYDVHRTGAKSVLGGLADPLQPGIRYHNTGLLRVKPGRGVSTLSLSCSDKLARWGVLGFQGALLFHYLEEALYFSTVVVGKCPFSHEVMQRALITRCSHISDLPAGFSLSQPVFLQSNLEFPFSRPQTELRHKAGQGCITPCGAGSVIKESYELSVGVKCLCSHLMSLLTASNKELSRRHWVQLKLGLPCVNLNFSIHSCRW
- the adat1 gene encoding tRNA-specific adenosine deaminase 1 isoform X4; this encodes MVTADEIAQLCYERFNDLPRRGKPEPGREWTSLAAVVKISRCAKSDRVEKEVVSLGTGTKCIGQTAMSPKGGDASIIPTNGRQHRACTSDTTMKNDPQTVGGGLKRKGEHIPRQNSKRSFLEESDPEETKQEDIQESKLLSSLSSSSSTSDDEPLQSTSAKTELGSISHASTSEQLIMKTSAHSTVRPMIFALLKSEVYDVHRTGAKSVLGGLADPLQPGIRYHNTGLLRVKPGRGVSTLSLSCSDKLARWGVLGFQGALLFHYLEEALYFSTVVVGKCPFSHEVMQRALITRCSHISDLPAGFSLSQPVFLQSNLEFPFSRPQTELRHKAGQGCITPCGAAVSWCKVPVQPLDVTVNGFKQGVVKKALGTAKARSALCKLELFHSFLSLVRSTDASALPDSLRRTDLHTYLDYKEASDTYQQAWQLLRKQAFPIWPRSNRDLLLFK
- the adat1 gene encoding tRNA-specific adenosine deaminase 1 isoform X5 — its product is MSPKGDVLNDSHAEVIARRGCLRYLTQELQRAVSGRGSSVFCQTLHQGKWRLHPGISFLFFSSHTPCGDASIIPTNGRQHRACTSDTTMKNDPQTVGGGLKRKGEHIPRQNSKRSFLEESDPEETKQEDIQESKLLSSLSSSSSTSDDEPLQSTSAKTELGSISHASTSEQLIMKTSAHSTVRPMIFALLKSEVYDVHRTGAKSVLGGLADPLQPGIRYHNTGLLRVKPGRGVSTLSLSCSDKLARWGVLGFQGALLFHYLEEALYFSTVVVGKCPFSHEVMQRALITRCSHISDLPAGFSLSQPVFLQSNLEFPFSRPQTELRHKAGQGCITPCGAAVSWCKVPVQPLDVTVNGFKQGVVKKALGTAKARSALCKLELFHSFLSLVRSTDASALPDSLRRTDLHTYLDYKEASDTYQQAWQLLRKQAFPIWPRSNRDLLLFK
- the adat1 gene encoding tRNA-specific adenosine deaminase 1 isoform X6, with amino-acid sequence MWQRYLTQELQRAVSGRGSSVFCQTLHQGKWRLHPGISFLFFSSHTPCGDASIIPTNGRQHRACTSDTTMKNDPQTVGGGLKRKGEHIPRQNSKRSFLEESDPEETKQEDIQESKLLSSLSSSSSTSDDEPLQSTSAKTELGSISHASTSEQLIMKTSAHSTVRPMIFALLKSEVYDVHRTGAKSVLGGLADPLQPGIRYHNTGLLRVKPGRGVSTLSLSCSDKLARWGVLGFQGALLFHYLEEALYFSTVVVGKCPFSHEVMQRALITRCSHISDLPAGFSLSQPVFLQSNLEFPFSRPQTELRHKAGQGCITPCGAAVSWCKVPVQPLDVTVNGFKQGVVKKALGTAKARSALCKLELFHSFLSLVRSTDASALPDSLRRTDLHTYLDYKEASDTYQQAWQLLRKQAFPIWPRSNRDLLLFK
- the adat1 gene encoding tRNA-specific adenosine deaminase 1 isoform X1, with translation MVTADEIAQLCYERFNDLPRRGKPEPGREWTSLAAVVKISRCAKSDRVEKEVVSLGTGTKCIGQTAMSPKGDVLNDSHAEVIARRGCLRYLTQELQRAVSGRGSSVFCQTLHQGKWRLHPGISFLFFSSHTPCGDASIIPTNGRQHRACTSDTTMKNDPQTVGGGLKRKGEHIPRQNSKRSFLEESDPEETKQEDIQESKLLSSLSSSSSTSDDEPLQSTSAKTELGSISHASTSEQLIMKTSAHSTVRPMIFALLKSEVYDVHRTGAKSVLGGLADPLQPGIRYHNTGLLRVKPGRGVSTLSLSCSDKLARWGVLGFQGALLFHYLEEALYFSTVVVGKCPFSHEVMQRALITRCSHISDLPAGFSLSQPVFLQSNLEFPFSRPQTELRHKAGQGCITPCGAAVSWCKVPVQPLDVTVNGFKQGVVKKALGTAKARSALCKLELFHSFLSLVRSTDASALPDSLRRTDLHTYLDYKEASDTYQQAWQLLRKQAFPIWPRSNRDLLLFK
- the adat1 gene encoding tRNA-specific adenosine deaminase 1 isoform X9, whose translation is MKNDPQTVGGGLKRKGEHIPRQNSKRSFLEESDPEETKQEDIQESKLLSSLSSSSSTSDDEPLQSTSAKTELGSISHASTSEQLIMKTSAHSTVRPMIFALLKSEVYDVHRTGAKSVLGGLADPLQPGIRYHNTGLLRVKPGRGVSTLSLSCSDKLARWGVLGFQGALLFHYLEEALYFSTVVVGKCPFSHEVMQRALITRCSHISDLPAGFSLSQPVFLQSNLEFPFSRPQTELRHKAGQGCITPCGAAVSWCKVPVQPLDVTVNGFKQGVVKKALGTAKARSALCKLELFHSFLSLVRSTDASALPDSLRRTDLHTYLDYKEASDTYQQAWQLLRKQAFPIWPRSNRDLLLFK